A stretch of the Desulfobacter sp. genome encodes the following:
- a CDS encoding transporter substrate-binding domain-containing protein, translated as MAPVICDANMTIVFPNIDGTGEKGYGYQLMKLVLKKTGKPYKLIFRHDPVNQERAFNYLKKGLFSVVDGCAGRALEEKAWAVYIPIDRGLLGWRVFIIHQDQEKEFSQISHLDQLQVKVAGQGIKWVDIKILEQSGIKVIASPKIDNLFRMVHAGRFDFIPLGVSEVYGFLEQYGKDLPKLMVEKSLTLVYPLGRFFYVKKGNAALHEDIARGLEAAWADGSFQQFIFHHPFTQQGLNRCRLSQRAIVSIDNPFTTQAFNLIDPKWWYDPTNH; from the coding sequence ATGGCACCGGTTATATGTGATGCGAACATGACCATTGTCTTTCCGAACATTGACGGCACCGGAGAAAAGGGATACGGCTACCAGTTGATGAAGCTGGTCCTGAAAAAAACCGGGAAACCCTATAAACTGATATTCCGACATGATCCCGTGAACCAGGAAAGGGCCTTTAACTATCTGAAAAAAGGTCTTTTTTCGGTGGTGGACGGCTGTGCCGGAAGAGCCCTGGAAGAAAAGGCCTGGGCTGTTTATATCCCTATCGACAGGGGACTTTTGGGGTGGCGGGTCTTTATCATCCACCAGGATCAGGAAAAAGAATTTTCGCAGATATCACACCTGGATCAGCTTCAGGTCAAGGTAGCTGGACAGGGCATTAAATGGGTGGACATTAAGATACTTGAACAGTCCGGCATCAAAGTCATTGCATCACCCAAAATCGATAATTTGTTCCGCATGGTCCACGCAGGCCGGTTTGATTTTATCCCTTTAGGAGTCAGTGAAGTCTACGGATTCCTGGAACAATACGGCAAGGATTTGCCCAAACTCATGGTGGAAAAAAGTCTGACCCTTGTCTATCCCCTAGGCCGCTTTTTCTATGTCAAAAAAGGAAATGCCGCTCTCCACGAAGATATCGCCAGGGGACTGGAAGCTGCCTGGGCCGATGGCAGTTTCCAACAATTTATTTTCCACCACCCATTCACTCAGCAGGGGTTAAACAGATGTCGCTTGTCCCAACGGGCCATTGTCAGCATCGACAACCCATTCACAACCCAGGCTTTTAACCTGATTGACCCCAAATGGTGGTATGATCCCACAAATCATTGA